The following proteins are encoded in a genomic region of Debaryomyces hansenii CBS767 chromosome G complete sequence:
- a CDS encoding DEHA2G16192p (similar to CA2288|IPF5376 Candida albicans): MSKPIQQIIKRACLVIIVVNAIYLSSCLIFYSKDNESITQSIKNSIFTPTYSYAHMKASDQDEATATDYWEEIKKLLKRVESNEDNKYWLTDANISHTNLKVNANDFTNNTQSENSWNNKNSIFYDPRLTLSLYINYIKHNYGKDGDQEDLRVPFDWADWVDLTLLNEDLAKPLADRRNCDWIKKFTKIDQNSDISAIKCMDNSDLSPNLLKDLGFDSHEQLPGYVIYGYCENRAFHDTRIAQGKSYIFTHLQNPYKLVFLNKDGGTYEVNVEDSKKGIAKSGLMNEYLSNNFANNKDVLKKINVEGSELNIDFNPSKEFESLKKNKVQPKHLKPHEDPYQMYQLLHDKDIIKSPNLHLPKEAFRYSSSIVHEKFTLLERLRNLQDLTRKENAFYNSLKLSREHNGNNEPPYFQMSTLAVIGDPHNVDKDQGWHYDWRFFNGGLNYEREGWTQTELTIRTNIILERLVRNWFRFAEEKGLVSWLMHGPLLSWYWNGLTFPFDNDIDIQMPVKELVRLGEYYNQTLVIEDSEEGYGKYLIDVGTFIHNRDISTKGNHIDARLIDVDSGIYIDITGLSTSNAAVPQLYYSNGMFGDNERDMEKFNDRRKHFYTLNQLAPLKYSMLGGVPAYVPNQISSRLQFEYPSGLTRPEYLKWHFVPKLGLWLSENQLKGAFDVNDYSVSLFHDSQVDKVSMMELVLDMSDEEMYKLLKSDDMILSEYYNTQKLTKLHEMEKKYLFDIKNESSSETGTIDIIVEDNNELKTNTKLELEYNKFVNKNFKMHKPSTISLFQYERFEQPLHHKK; this comes from the coding sequence ATGTCCAAGCCTATTCAGCAGATCATCAAACGGGCATGTTTGGTGATTATCGTTGTTAATGCAATCTATTTATCTAGTTGTTTGATCTTTTACTCGAAGGATAATGAGTCAATAACTCAATCAATCAAGAATAGTATCTTCACACCTACATACTCATATGCCCATATGAAGGCAAGCGATCAAGACGAAGCGACTGCAACAGATTATTGggaagaaatcaaaaaattactTAAAAGGGTTGAGCTGAATGAAGACAATAAATATTGGTTGACTGATGCTAACATATCACATACAAACTTGAAAGTCAATGCAAATGACTTTACAAATAATACCCAGAGCGAAAATTCATGGAATAATAAGAATAGCATATTTTATGATCCAAGGTTAACGCTATCTCtttatatcaattatataaagCATAATTATGGAAAAGACGGCGATCAAGAGGACTTAAGGGTGCCTTTTGATTGGGCAGATTGGGTTGATTTAACCTTATTGAACGAAGACTTAGCTAAGCCTTTGGCTGATAGAAGGAACTGTGACTGGATCAAAAAGTTTACCAAGATTGACCAAAATTCTGATATTTCTGCAATAAAATGTATGGACAACTCCGATTTATCTCCAAATTTACTCAAAGACTTAGGATTTGACTCCCATGAACAACTACCGGGTTATGTGATTTATGGGTATTGTGAGAATAGGGCATTTCATGATACTAGGATCGCTCAGGGTAAATCTTATATTTTCACCCATTTGCAAAATCCATATAAATTggttttcttgaataaagatGGTGGTACATATGAGGTTAATGTTGAAGACTCAAAGAAAGGTATTGCTAAGTCTGGTTTAAtgaatgaatatttatcaaacaatTTTGCAAACAATAAAGAtgtattaaagaaaataaacgTTGAAGGTTCagaattaaatatagatTTTAACCCATctaaagaatttgaatctttgaaaaaaaataaagtCCAACCAAAGCATTTAAAACCTCATGAAGATCCATATCAAATGTATCAGTTGCTACACGACAAggatattattaaaagtcCTAATTTACATTTACCTAAGGAAGCATTCCGTTATTCTAGTTCAATAGTACACGAGAAGTTTACATTGTTAGAAAGATTAAGGAATCTACAAGACCTAACTAGAAAAGAGAACGctttttataattctttaaaacTTTCTAGAGAGCATAATGGAAATAATGAACCGCCATATTTCCAAATGTCAACTTTAGCAGTTATTGGAGATCCTCATAACGTAGATAAAGACCAAGGGTGGCATTATGACTGGAGGTTCTTCAATGGTGGTTTAAATTATGAAAGAGAAGGGTGGACTCAGACCGAATTAACAATTCGTACCAATATCATTTTAGAGAGATTGGTTCGCAATTGGTTCAGATTTGCTGAAGAAAAGGGGCTTGTTTCTTGGCTAATGCATGGACCATTATTATCATGGTATTGGAATGGTTTAACTTTTCCATtcgataatgatattgatatccAAATGCCGGTAAAAGAGTTAGTTAGGTTAGGAGAATATTACAATCAGACACTTGTCATCGAGGACTCAGAGGAAGGATATGGAAAGTATTTGATTGACGTTGGAACGTTTATTCATAATAGAGACATAAGCACAAAAGGTAATCATATTGATGCAAGACTTATAGATGTTGATTCTGGgatttatattgatattacCGGATTAAGTACAAGTAATGCTGCAGTACCACAACTATATTATAGTAACGGAATGTTTGGTGATAATGAAAGAGACATGGAAAAGTTCAATGATAGAAGGAAGCATTTTTACACGTTAAACCAATTAGCCCccttgaaatattcaatgtTAGGAGGAGTTCCAGCTTATGTACCAAACCAAATATCATCTAGATTACAGTTTGAGTATCCTAGTGGCTTAACAAGACCggaatatttaaaatgGCATTTTGTCCCAAAATTAGGATTATGGTTATCTGAAAATCAACTAAAAGGTGCCTTTGATGTAAATGATTATAGCGTATCACTATTCCATGATTCGCAAGTGGATAAAGTTAGCATGATGGAGTTAGTGCTCGATATGTCGGATGAGGAAATGTACaagttattgaaaagtGATGATATGATTTTAAGTGAATATTACAATACCCAAAAGTTGACCAAATTACATGAAATGGAAAAGAAATACTTGTTTgatattaagaatgaatCATCGTCGGAGACTGGAACCATCGATATTATAGTTGAAGATaacaatgaattaaaaacAAATACGAAATTGGAACTcgaatataataaattcgttaacaagaattttaaaATGCATAAACCTTCCacaatttctttgttcCAATATGAGAGATTCGAACAGCCATTGCATCACAAAAAATAG
- a CDS encoding DEHA2G16214p (similar to uniprot|P10507 Saccharomyces cerevisiae YLR163c MAS1 mitochondrial processing peptidase) yields the protein MLRSNPINKLRCLSRSLSTAIPSVPQFKTSILPNGLTVASEVMPGTKTATVGVWINAGSRADNPKSSGTAHFLEHLAFKGTGKRSQLNLELEIENLGSQINAYTSRENTVYYTKCLENDISQNIDILSDLLTKSKLEARAIENERHVILQESDEVDKMYDEVVFDHLHAVAFKNQDLGRTILGPRELIKTINRSDLVNYIQTNYKGDRMALIGVGCVNHDELVKKAEQFFGHIKKSEIPFTQNGGDLPIFYGDEIRIQDDSLPNTYVALAVEGVSWSAPDFFTASVANGIVGTWDRSIGIGSNSPSPLAVTAATGGPNQTPIANSYMAYTTSYADTGLMGVYFTAEKDADLKLFVEAVQKEWSRLKSNNITDDEIERSKAQLKASLVLALDDSTAIAEDIGRQLVNTGNRLSPEDVFERVESITRKDVVDWANYRLKDRPVAVSAIGNVKTLPSHKEITKGMSL from the coding sequence ATGCTTAGATCTAATCCAATAAATAAGTTAAGATGCCTTTCAAGGTCACTTAGTACGGCTATTCCATCAGTTCCGCAGTTTAAGACATCAATACTTCCAAATGGATTAACGGTGGCCAGTGAAGTTATGCCAGGAACCAAAACAGCTACTGTTGGGGTATGGATTAATGCTGGTTCAAGAGCTGATAATCCGAAGAGTAGTGGTACTGCTCATTTCTTGGAGCATTTGGCGTTCAAGGGAACTGGGAAACGGTctcaattaaatttagaaCTTGAAATTGAGAACTTGGGATCACAGATTAATGCATATACATCTCGTGAGAATACTGTTTATTATACTAAGTGTCTCGAGAATGATATTTCCCAAAACATAGATATTTTAAGTGATTTATTGACAAAATCTAAATTGGAAGCAAGAGCGATTGAAAACGAAAGACATGTTATTTTACAAGAAAGTGACGAAGTGGATAAGATGTATGATGAGGTTGTCTTTGATCATTTACATGCTGTCGCCTTCAAAAATCAAGATCTTGGTAGAACAATCTTGGGACCAAGAGAACTCATTAAGACAATCAATAGGAGTGACTTAGTAAACTATATTCAAACAAATTATAAAGGCGATAGAATGGCATTAATTGGAGTCGGTTGTGTCAATCACGATGAATTGGTTAAGAAAGCTGAACAATTTTTTGGCCATATAAAAAAGAGTGAAATTCCTTTTACTCAAAATGGAGGTGATCTTCCTATATTTTATGGCGATGAAATTAGAATTCAAGACGATTCATTACCTAATACATATGTTGCTTTGGCCGTCGAGGGTGTGAGTTGGTCAGCTCCTGATTTCTTCACTGCATCTGTTGCGAATGGTATTGTCGGAACCTGGGATAGGTCTATTGGAATTGGATCCAATTCACCCTCGCCTTTAGCTGTGACAGCAGCGACTGGTGGCCCAAATCAAACTCCTATTGCCAATTCTTATATGGCTTATACAACATCTTATGCTGATACTGGCTTAATGGGTGTATATTTTACGGCTGAAAAGGATGCAGATTTGAAGTTGTTTGTTGAAGCTGTACAAAAGGAATGGTCCAGATTAAAGTCGAATAATATAactgatgatgaaattgaaaggTCTAAAGCCCAACTAAAGGCCTCATTGGTTTTAGCCTTAGATGATTCAACTGCAATTGCAGAGGATATCGGAAGACAACTTGTCAACACTGGTAATAGGTTGTCGCCAGAGGATGTGTTCGAAAGAGTGGAATCAATTACTAGAAAAGACGTTGTTGATTGGGCTAATTATAGACTTAAAGATAGACCAGTCGCTGTGTCAGCCATTGGTAACGTTAAAACTTTGCCTTCTCATAAAGAGATTACTAAAGGTATGTcattataa
- a CDS encoding DEHA2G16236p (similar to uniprot|P32494 Saccharomyces cerevisiae YDR176w NGG1 general transcriptional adaptor or co-activator), with translation MASSETHSASTTLDDIINELKLTYDSSVGVLDGDSIRSIPSVNILLNLSKLLTKLSKDLVEVEQTDSDILKKISKNHTLDDEDDDKIDEVDIDDEHQTTKNDRLRTSSQNAADEDDEAVTLSKRRKLNTSVKVKEEEEYENEGDDKNEQEEDTKNKVHDEIEKPDDSNELVNSKDDPTPPVQIGSYTQDNDTRLKNPKSEFVTSQTLPVEAIAELGLFSEDNKGLETHGKEYLKKKYGVASYPERDLLDMLPGKIPDTDFSKNKPPTNQVQFTTYQSYIESFFRLFSNDDIKFLSEKNVIPPGLDKQSYDPNVTPYITPKLGPFYADVWAEEDASLGSKLNSPAFQQPSIDSFKPKGSIDDLDDDNLYTEEVSCGPLSNRLLSAILSTHEGRSIEEEDENNEEENPFEEDVATQLNTGEDYKLTTEVSDFHSIEERLKRELNYIGIFMNLPNCEEEAKNKLQINGRSVKKANNGSIIDSDEWIKNKEDDEVCAEIRSLQKELKEASVKNRKNKKRLIPIVEEQIAWQEYCTILDDLDKQVDQAYMKRLKAKNKKKKVETATPQQQAVNSGLRALLDKRKRWIDNIGRLFKASEIMKRVPSESVLQGESEIDEEGDDEENVDAEEAIIQK, from the coding sequence ATGGCTTCAAGTGAGACTCACTCCGCATCAACCACGTTAGATGATATAATTAACGAGCTAAAGCTTACATATGATTCCTCAGTTGGCGTGCTAGATGGAGATTCTATAAGGAGCATTCCTAGcgtaaatatattattgaatttgagtAAGCTTTTGACTAAGCTTTCTAAAGATTTGGTTGAAGTCGAGCAAACTGATtctgatattttgaagaaaatcagCAAGAATCACACGCtagacgatgaagatgatgacaAAATCGACGAAGTAGATATAGATGATGAGCACCAAACAACAAAAAATGATCGCTTGCGAACCTCTAGTCAAAATGCTGccgatgaagatgatgaagcagttacattatcaaaaaGGCGAAAACTTAATACTCTGGTCAAAgtcaaagaagaagaggaatACGAGAATGAGGGTGATGATAAGAATGAACAGGAGGAGGATACTAAGAATAAAGTacatgatgaaattgaaaaaccGGATGACTCTAATGAGCTTGTGAATTCAAAGGATGATCCCACTCCACCTGTGCAAATAGGTTCATACACTCAAGATAACGACACTAGATTAAAAAACCCCAAGTCTGAGTTTGTAACATCTCAAACATTGCCTGTCGAAGCAATTGCAGAATTAGGATTGTTCTCGGAGGATAACAAGGGTTTGGAAACTCATGGAAAGGAATATCTTAAGAAGAAATATGGTGTTGCTTCGTATCCAGAGCGTGACCTATTGGATATGTTACCAGGTAAAATTCCTGATACCGATTTTTCGAAGAATAAACCACCAACTAATCAAGTTCAATTTACCACATATCAATCATACATTGAATCATTCTTTAGGCTCTTTCTGAATGAtgatatcaaatttttGAGTGAAAAAAATGTAATTCCACCGGGTCTTGATAAGCAAAGTTATGACCCTAATGTTACACCATATATTACTCCTAAGTTGGGACCTTTCTATGCTGACGTATGGGCCGAGGAGGATGCAAGTTTGGGTTCAAAGTTGAATTCTCCAGCATTTCAACAACCATCGATAGATTCATTCAAGCCTAAAGGTTCGATCgatgatttggatgatGATAACCTCTATACTGAGGAAGTTTCTTGCGGACCGCTTTCGAATCGGTTGTTATCGGCCATCTTAAGCACGCATGAAGGTCGTTCcatagaagaagaagacgaaaacaatgaagaagaaaacccttttgaagaagatgtCGCTACGCAATTAAATACCGGTGAAGATTATAAATTAACGACGGAAGTAAGTGACtttcattcaattgaagaaagacTTAAGCGGGAATTGAATTACATAGGAATCTTTATGAACTTACCAAATtgtgaagaagaagctaaaAATAAACTTCAAATTAATGGTCGTTCCGTAAAGAAGGCTAATAATGGCAGTATTATAGATTCAGATGAGTGGATTAAgaataaagaagatgacgaaGTTTGTGCGGAAATTAGGTCATTAcagaaagaattgaaggaaGCGTCTGTTAAAAATAGGAAGAATAAAAAGAGATTAATTCCAATAGtagaagaacaaattgCATGGCAAGAATATTGTACTATATTAGATGACTTAGATAAACAAGTTGATCAAGCATACATGAAAAGACTTAAAGctaaaaataagaaaaagaaagtgGAAACTGCAACTCCTCAGCAACAAGCTGTAAATAGTGGTTTAAGAGCATTATTGgataaaagaaaaagatggATTGATAATATAGGAAGGCTTTTTAAGGCTTCtgaaataatgaaaagaGTCCCGAGCGAATCTGTATTGCAAGGAGAAAGTGAAATCGACGAAGAAGGagacgacgaagaaaatgttGATGCTGAAGAAGCTATAATACagaaatga